The genomic interval CAGATCGACCGACAGCGACAGGATGACGACGTCTTTGTCGAGCCGGGAGGCTTCGCGGTTGAAGCGGATGTTCTGCAACGCGCAGACGGATGTGTCCACGGACGGAAATACGCTTATGATCATTGTTTTGTCCTTGAATTGCGTCGAGGCCACCGGTTGCAGATTCCCGTCCAGTACCTCGAAACGGGGCGCGCGGTCTCCCGGCAGCAGATGCGTGCCTACGAGCGTTACCGGTTGTCCCCCGAAAGTGATTTTCCAATTGTCCATAACGAAGATTTAAAAGGTTTTATGCATCGGACGACATGCAACTTTAGTACCGGAATGCCGCTGCCGTTTTTCTTTCCCGAAGCAATGCGCTATCTTCGCCGAAGAAAGGAGGGCTTCGACGCATGGGAGAGAAAGTGAGCAAGACGAATGCGGCCCGTTTGCTGGACCGCGCGAAAATTCATTACGAGCTGATCCCCTACAGGGTGGACGAGGACGATCTGGCAGCCGTCCATGTGGCCGAGCAGCTCGGCGAGCCGATTGAGCGCGTGTTCAAGACGCTCGTGCTGCGCGGCGACCGGACGGGCGTTCTGATCTGCGTCGTGCCGGGCGACGCGGAGGTCGATCTGAAGGCGGCGGCCCGCGCATCGGGCAACAAGAGCGTCGAGATGCTGCACATGAAAGAACTGCTGCCGACGACCGGCTATATCCGGGGCGGCTGCTCGCCGATCGGGATGAAAAAGTCCTTTCCGACCTATATCCATTCGACCTGCCGGCTTTACGATTCGATCTACGTCAGCGCCGGCGTGCGCGGATTGCAGATTCGTATTGCGCCCGACGACCTGATCGGTACGACGGACGCATCGGTCGTCGATCTGACAGTCTGAGCGTATATGCGTCCGATGAAACAGACCAGCGACATAAGCGCCGTTCTGATCGAATGGTACGGCCGGCATTTCCGTCCGCTGCCTTGGCGCGAGACGTCCGATCCGTACCTGATCTGGCTGTCGGAGGTGATCCTGCAGCAGACCCGCGTGGCGCAGGGCCTCGACTATTTCCGCCGGTTCGCTTCGCGTTTTCCCGACGTGCGTTCGCTGGCCGCCGCGACCGAGGACGAAGTGCTGAAGCTGTGGCAGGGGCTGGGCTATTACAGCCGGGCCCGTAGTCTGCATGCGGCCGCCCGCCGGGTGGCGGAGCGTTTCGACGGCGTTTTCCCGACCGGTTACGACGACGTGCGCTCGCTGCCCGGCGTGGGCGACTATACGGCCTCGGCAGTCTGCTCGATTGCCTACGGCCAGCCCTGCGCCGTGGTCGACGGGAACGTCTATCGCGTATTGTCGCGCCTGACGGACGCCGATGTGCCGACCGATACGGCTGCCGGAAAGCGTTATTATGCCGAACGGGCCCGCTCGCTGCTCGACGAGTCGCGTCCGGGCCTGCACAATCAGGCGGTCATGGAGTTCGGCGCGTTGCAGTGCGTGCCGGCGAACCCCGACTGCGAATGTTGTCCGTTACGCGACCGTTGTCTTTCGCTGGCTCGCGGCACGGTGGCCGACCGTCCTCCGAAGCGGGAGAAAAAGGCGGCGGTCCCCCGTTACTTCAATTATCTGCACGTTCGTTGCGCCGGCTCGACGCTGCTGGCGAAGCGGACCGGCCGCGATATCTGGCGCAATCTGTACGAGTTTCCGTTGATCGAGACGCCCCGGGCGGTCGATTTCGGCGAACTGCAGCGGACGGCTCGGTGGCGGGAGTGGTTCGACGAGGCGGGGGATGTCCGCGTTTCGGGCATGCTCCCGATGCCCCGGCATGTGCTGTCGCACCGTGTGATCCATGCCTGTTTCTATCGGGTCGACCTGCCGACCTGGCCGGCAGGATTGTCGTCCTTTCTGAAAGTTCTTTCGTCGGAAATATCCCGTTACCCTGTCTCTCGACTGACCGAGCTTTATCTGGAGCGAGGGGAGTGAGCTTGCCCGAGGCCGGGGAGGGTGCGCCTGCCTTATGCCGGCATGTCCGATGAGATGGCCGTTCCGTCATGTCGGAGGCGGGCGATCCGAGTAGGCGATGCCGGCGGCGCGCGGTTCCGTTTGAGACGGGGGCTTTCCCTTGCTGCTCATCTGCCGTTCTGCGCGTAGGCTTGGAGCCGTTTTTGTCTTGTCTTTCAGTAGGGTACGGCGCGTCCGGTCATGAACGGGTATATCCTGCTGCTCTCCGGATTGTTCCCCGGCGATTGGGAGCGCTTCCGTTTTCCCGCTCTGTTTCTATTCTTCCGTATGATTTGGGTCCGTTTCCGTTTCGTTTTCCGCAAGGGCATCCGCTCCGTTGCCTTGCGGTAGACTGAGGATTTTCTCCGCCCGGCCGCGAGCGGTATCCTGCCGGGTTCCGGATGGCTTTTCTTTCGGCCGGGAGATACCCGGTCCGCCGGGAGAAGCTGGCAGACTATTTGATGTGTAAACATGGCAGTAATTCCTAACGGATAGTTTCATGGACATGCTTTTGCACAAGGCCGCCACGCGCGGCTATTTCGACCACGGCTGGCTCAGGACCCACCATACGTTCAGTTTCGCCGACTATTACGATCCGGCGCGCCTCAATTTCGGTGCGCTGAGGGTCCTCAACGACGATACGGTTGTTCCGGGGGCGGGTTTCGGCATGCATCCGCATCGTGAGATGGAGGTCGTTTCGATTCCGTTGAGCGGCCGGCTCGAGCACAAGGACAGCCTCGGGCACGCGGACGTGATCCGTGCGGGCGAAATTCAGGCAATGAGTGCCGGGACGGGTATCTATCACAGCGAGTACAACCCGAGCCGCAGCGCGCCCGTCGAGTTTCTGCAAATATGGATTTTCCCGAACCGTCGGGGCGTCAAGCCCCGCTACGAGAATGCCGTGATTTCCGATCTGGCGCGTCCCGGCGAGCTGTCGGAGATCGTCTCTCCCTACCCGGGAAACGGTCGCGGCCTGTGGATCTATCAGGACGCATGGCTGTCGCTGGGCGATTTGCGGCAGAATACGCGTGTCGAATACGTGTTGCACAGCGCCGGCAGTTACGGCGTCTACGTATTCGTCGTGGAAGGCAACGTCGAAATCGCCGGTACGACCCTCGGCCGCCGCGACGGGCTGGGCGTTACCCGCATGTCCGACTTCTCGCTTCGGGCGTTGAGCGATACCCGCGTGCTATTGATCGAGGTTCCTCCCGTCGGGTGATTCGCTGCGGTTGCCTCGCTGCGAGACGGGCCGAGCTTCCTGTTGCGTGCCGGGGCGCTTTCTCGCGCGACTTCTGTTCCGGGAACGTTTGGGCCTGTTCTGTCCTTCGAGCCGTTTCTCTTCCACATGGTCGAGATGTACTTCGAGCGCGCGGACCGAGATCAGCAGCTCGCGGATCGATATCCATAGCGAGACGACCAGCAGACCCAGCGCCGCGCCGAACGTATAGACGGCCGTTTTCTGCAAGCCGATGTATATCAG from Alistipes ihumii AP11 carries:
- the tpx gene encoding thiol peroxidase; translation: MDNWKITFGGQPVTLVGTHLLPGDRAPRFEVLDGNLQPVASTQFKDKTMIISVFPSVDTSVCALQNIRFNREASRLDKDVVILSLSVDLPFAQKRFCAAEHIDNVRVYSDYRDLDFGMKYGFVIKELRLLGRGVVVVDRKGIVRYIEYVSEIKNEPDYDAALKAVRELK
- the ybaK gene encoding Cys-tRNA(Pro) deacylase — encoded protein: MGEKVSKTNAARLLDRAKIHYELIPYRVDEDDLAAVHVAEQLGEPIERVFKTLVLRGDRTGVLICVVPGDAEVDLKAAARASGNKSVEMLHMKELLPTTGYIRGGCSPIGMKKSFPTYIHSTCRLYDSIYVSAGVRGLQIRIAPDDLIGTTDASVVDLTV
- the mutY gene encoding A/G-specific adenine glycosylase encodes the protein MRPMKQTSDISAVLIEWYGRHFRPLPWRETSDPYLIWLSEVILQQTRVAQGLDYFRRFASRFPDVRSLAAATEDEVLKLWQGLGYYSRARSLHAAARRVAERFDGVFPTGYDDVRSLPGVGDYTASAVCSIAYGQPCAVVDGNVYRVLSRLTDADVPTDTAAGKRYYAERARSLLDESRPGLHNQAVMEFGALQCVPANPDCECCPLRDRCLSLARGTVADRPPKREKKAAVPRYFNYLHVRCAGSTLLAKRTGRDIWRNLYEFPLIETPRAVDFGELQRTARWREWFDEAGDVRVSGMLPMPRHVLSHRVIHACFYRVDLPTWPAGLSSFLKVLSSEISRYPVSRLTELYLERGE
- a CDS encoding pirin family protein, with the protein product MDMLLHKAATRGYFDHGWLRTHHTFSFADYYDPARLNFGALRVLNDDTVVPGAGFGMHPHREMEVVSIPLSGRLEHKDSLGHADVIRAGEIQAMSAGTGIYHSEYNPSRSAPVEFLQIWIFPNRRGVKPRYENAVISDLARPGELSEIVSPYPGNGRGLWIYQDAWLSLGDLRQNTRVEYVLHSAGSYGVYVFVVEGNVEIAGTTLGRRDGLGVTRMSDFSLRALSDTRVLLIEVPPVG